In the Nocardioides marmotae genome, TCCGCACCACCGGCGAGCGCGCCCACTCCGCCCGCTCCTGGCGCGGCGTCAACGCGATCCACGGCGCCGCGGAGGTGCTCAACCGGCTCGCCGCCTACGAGCCGCGCCGGCCGGTCATCGACGGGCTGGAGTACCACGAGGGCCTCAACGCCGTCGGCATCTCCGGCGGCGTCGCCGGCAACGTCGTGCCCGACGAGTGCGTGGTGACCGTCAACTTCCGGTTCGCGCCCGACCGCAGCGAGGCCGAGGCCGAGGCGTTCGTCCGCGACTTCTTCGAGGGGTACGACGTCCGGCTGACCGACACCTCCCCGGGCGCCCTGCCGGGGCTCGACCGGCCCGCCGCGCGCGCGTTCGTCGAGGCCGTCGGCGGGCAGGTCGCGCCGAAGTTCGGCTGGACCGACGTCGCCCGGTTCACCGCGCTCGGCGTGCCCGCGGTCAACTTCGGCCCCGGCGACCCGCTGTTCGCCCACAAGCAGGACGAGCACGTGCCGGTCGAGCACATCGAGCGCTGCGAGCGGCAGCTCTACGCCTGGCTGACCGGGCAGGACCCCGCCGAGCCGACAGGCCACGGAACGGGGGAGGGGGACGCATGAGGTCGAAGTTCAAGGGCCCGATCATCCAGCGGCGCGGCCAGGTCGACGGGAGCACCACCGACCAGCACCTGCTGGACTCCCGCAGCGACAGCGGGTGGGTGCACACCGACCCGTGGCGCGTCCTGCGGATCCAGGCCGAGTTCGTCGAGGGGTTCGGCGCGCTGGCCGAGCTCGGCCCGGCGATCGCGGTCTTCGGGTCGGCCCGCACGGCCACCGACGACCCGGCGTACGCCGCGGCCGAGCAGCTCGGCCGCCGCCTCGCCGAGGCCGGGTTCGCGGTGATCACCGGAGGCGGGCCGGGGGCGATGGAGGCGGCCAACCGGGGCGCCAGCCAGGCCGGCGGCGTGAGCGTCGGCCTCGGCATCGAGCTGCCCTTCGAGGCCGGGCTCAACGAGTGGGCCGACGTCGGCATCAACTTCCGCTACTTCTTCGCCCGCAAGACGATGTTCGTGAAGTACTCCCAGGGCTTCGCCGTGCTGCCCGGCGGCGTCGGCACCCTCGATGAGCTGTTCGAGGCGATGACCCTCGTCCAGACGCGCAAGGTGACCAGCTTCCCGATCGTGCTGGTCGGCACGGCCTACTGGAGCGGGCTGCTGGACTGGTTGCGCGACACCGTCGCCGGCGAGGGGAAGATCGCCGAGGAGGACCTCGACATGCTCACGCTGACCGACGACGTCGACGAGGTCGTGGCGATCATGCGCGCCGCACGGGAGGGCCGCGACCGATGATGTGGTTCTTCGCGATCCTGGTCGTCCTGGTGATGGGCGGCATCGCGGCGGTCGCCGCCGGGCGCGGCACGCCGATGAGCGAGCCCGAGCACGACCGGATCCCCCTCGACCTGCCGACCGACCGCCCGCTGGCCGCCGAGGACCTGCGCCGGGTCCGGTTCCCGCTGGCGTTCCGCGGCTACCGGATGGCCGACGTGGACGCGCTCCTGGACCGGCTGGCGCGCGAGCAGGAGGCGCTGGCGGCGGAGGCCACGGAGACCCGGGGTGAGGCCGGTGATGGGGCCCGGGGTGAGGCCCCTGGTGAGGCCCGTGGCGAGGCCCGTGGCGAGGCCCGGGAGCCGTAAGGCAGACTGCGCCGCGTGTCGAGCGAGGTCGCCGTCGTCTACGTCCTGACTGCCCTCGGGCTGGTCGTGGTCGCGCTGACGCGTCTGCGCCTGCGCGCGGACGACGCGGCCGGCCGCACCCGGGTGGCCCGCCGGCTGCTGGACCTGCACACCGGTGCCGGGATCGCCGCGCTCGTCATCTGGACGGTCTTCCTCGTCGCGCCCGCCGACACCGCGCTGGGCGGCGACACCGTCGGCATCGTGGGCCTGGGGTTCTGGTGGCTGGTCGTGGTCGCCGGCATCGGCATCCTGCTGCGCTGGCTGCCGAGCAGCGGGCGCCACGCCTCCGCCGGCGCCGAGGACTCCTGGTCGGGTGGCCCGGCGCTCTCCCTCCTCGCCCACCTCGGCACGGCCGCGGGGGTCTGCGTCTTCACCTGGGCCTACCTCACCTCGGTGGTCTGAGGTGCGCCGCCTGCTCGCCGCCGTCGTCGGCCTCGCGGCGGTCCTGACCACGGCGACGACCGCTCCCGCCGCGCCGGCGGCCGCGCCGGAGAAGGCGGCGGCCGAGCGGCCCGCGGTCGTCGGCAAGCGCGTCCTCGGCACCTCGGTCGAGGGCCGCGACATCGTCGCCTGGCACCTCGGCGAGCCGGGGGGCCCCGGCGTCCCGACCGTCGTGCTGATCTCGACGATGCACGGCGACGAGCCGGCCACCCGCCACATCCTGCGCTCGCTGCGTGACGGCGACCCGGTGGTCGGCGTCGACCTGTGGGTGGTGCCGACCTACAACCCCGACGGCCTCGCCGCCGGCACCCGCCGCAACGCCCGCGGCGTCGACCTCAACCGCAACTACCCCTACCGGTGGGCGGACCTCGACGGCCGCTACGAGTCGGGCCCGAAGGCGGCCTCGGAGCCGGAGACGAAGGCGATGATGGCCTTCCTCGACGACGTGCGCCCCGACCGGCTGCTCAGCTTCCACCAGCCGCTGCACGGCGTCGACACCGACACCAAGCGGCCGCGCTTCGCCCGCACGGTCGCGCGCCACCTCGGTCTCCCGCGCAAGACCTTCGACTGCGGCGGGGTCTGCCACGGCACGATGACCGGCTGGTTCAACGACCGGTTCGCCGGCGCCGCGGTCACGGTGGAGTACGGCGCGAAGCCGTCGCGGCGCCGGCTGCGCACGGTCGTGCCCGACCAGGTGCTGGCGGTCTTCGACGCCTATCGGGCGCACCTGGACTGGGAGTCCTGAGCCCCGCTCGAGCGCGCGGTCAGCGGCCCTCGAAGACCGGCTTCTGCTTGGCGACGAACGCGTCGACCGCCGAGCGGTGGTCCTGGGTCGCGCCGGTGAGCTGCATCATCGAGGACTCGAAGGCCACGGCCTCCTCGAAGGTGTGCCCGGCGGCGTACGCCACCGAGCGGCGGATCGAGCCCAGCGCGACCGTCGGGCCCGCGGCCAGGCGGACGGCGAGGGCGCGCGCCTCCTGCGCGAGGGTCTCGGGGGAGTGCAGCGAGGTGGCGAGCCCGAGCTCGAGCGCCTCGGCCGCGGGGACCGTGCGCGGCAGGTAGAGCAGCTCGAGCGCCTTGGCGCGGCCGACGAGCTGCGGCAGGTGGTAGCTCGCGCCGGTGTCGCAGGACAGGCCGACGTTGGCGAAGGCCAGGTTGAACCCGGCGGTCTCGGCGACCAGGCGCAGGTCGCAGGCGAAGGCCAGGCTCGCCCCGGCGCCGGCCGCGACCCCGTTGACTGCGGCGACGACGGGCTTGGCCATGCCCGCCAGGGTGGTGACGATCGGGTTGTAGTGCTCGTCGACGGTGGAGAAGAGCGCCTCGCTCCCGCCGTTGTGGAGCAGCTGCACGTGCTCCTTGAGGTCCTGGCCGGTGCAGAAGGCCCGACCGGTGCCGGTGAGCAGCACGCACCGCACCGCGGGGTCCTCGGCGACCTGCCGGACGACCTCGCGCAGCAGCACCTTGGTCGCCACGTCGAGGCTGTTCATCGCGTCGGGCCGGTTGAGGGTGATGGTGCCGACGCCCTCGGAGACGTCGAGGAGCACGGGCGCGTTCTGCGCGTCGGGGGTGAGGTTCGCGGCGGTCATGGGCGGCAGTCTGCCGCGCCCGGGAGGCACCCGGCCACGAATCGGTCCGCGGCGGGCTTGAGCCGGTCGGCCTCGACCGCGAAGTGCCGGGCCGCGGCCGCCCGCGGCCAGTCCGGCGGCAGCACCTCCGCCGGCAGGCCCGGGTCGGCGAAGAGGAACTTGCGCCACTCGTGCACCAGGTGGAACCGGGCCGCGAAGGCCGCCCGGTCCGGGTCGCCGGGGGCCGCGAGGTGCCGGGCGACCAGGTCGCGCGCCACGCCCGGCCACCCGTCGTACGACGCCCGGAGCGCCGGCAGGTCCCACGCCTCGACCGGCGGGGGGTCGACGTCGCGGGCGTGGGCGGTCCGCGCGCTGGCGCCGGCCCGGACCAGGACGCCGGCGAGCTCGGGGCTGGCGACCGGGCCGATCCACACGGCGTCGGACAGCTCGGCGTAGCCCAGGTAGGCGAGGTCGGCCCGGAGCCGGACCCGCGCGCTCCGGTCGCCCGGCGGGGTGAGCAGGACCAGGTGCCAGTGCCCGTCCCACGGCTCCTCGCGCCGCCGGTAGATCCGCTCCCGGGCCTCGTCGAGGCGGCGGGTGGCCTGCTCGCTCGCGCGGTAGCCCCGGCCCTCGGGCAGCGCGACCGGCTCCAGCCAGCCCTGGATGACCATCCGCGAGATGGCGGTCCGGACGGCGGGCGCGGCGATGCCGACCGGCGCGAGCAGGCGCACCAGCGCGGCGACCGGGGCCTGGGAACCCCGGGCGCGGAGGTGGTCGCCGTAGAGGTCGAAGAGAGCCGACCGCGCGCGCATGGCCGGAGTCTGCCACCGTCCGCCGACGGCCGCCGGGACAGCGGTCGGGACAGCGCCCGGAGGCCCGAGGTGTGGGGACCGGTCACGCGATGCCCGCGGATAGGGGATAATGGACATCACACGGCTGGCGGGGCGCCTGGACCTCGTCGGTGCCAGGACGCTAGACGAGAAGAGGTGCCGGGATGGCGGCAATGAAGCCGCGGACGGGTGACGGTCCGCTCGAGGTCACCAAGGAAGGTCGCGGCATCGTCATGCGCGTCCCGCTCGAGGGCGGAGGACGTCTCGTCGTCGAGCTCAATGCAGACGAGGCCGGCGCCCTGGGCGACGCCCTCAAGGCCGTCGTCGGCTGACGCCGGCAACGACTCATCACGCGCCGCGTCGTGCCCCCCACCGAGCACCCAGCCCACCCCACCCTCCCGCCGCAGGTCTCCCCGCCCCGGTTCGCGCTGAGCGCGGAGCGGCCGCTCGCGGTCGACGGCGCGGACGTGGTGGCGCTGCCGGTCCTGCCCGGTGAGGGGGACGGCGCCGCGCCGCTCCTCGGCCCCGGCGCCGAGGAGGTCACCGACCGGCTCGGCGTCGACCTGCTCGCGCTGCTGGAGTCCGAGCGGGCCACCGGTCGCGCGGGGCAGGTCGTGACCTACCCCGTCCCGCTCGGCACGCCCGACCAGCCCGCGCTGCGACGGGTCCTCCTCGTCGGCGTCGGCGAGCAGCGGCCGGCCGACTTCCGCAAGGCCGGCGCCGCGCTGGCCCGCGCGGTCACCGACACCTCGCCCGACACCTCGACCGTCGCCACGACGGTCCCCGCGCTCGACCCCGACCACGGCCTCGAGCCCTTCGTCGTCGGCTTCGTGCTGGCCTCCTTCGGCTTCTCCTGGCGCTCGACCGGCCCGGAGCGACTGCCGGCGGAGCAGGTCGTGCTGGCGGCGCTCGAGCCGGCGGCGT is a window encoding:
- the dapE gene encoding succinyl-diaminopimelate desuccinylase, with amino-acid sequence MATLDLSLDAVSLTAALVDIESVSRQEAEIADAVEAALRDLPHLEVVRHGHTVVARTDLGRGERVVIAGHLDTVPVNDNLPSRLEDGVLHGLGTCDMKGGDAVILRLAATVPEPVRDVTYILYEAEEIEATYNGLRLLAEARPDLMAADFAILMEPSNASVEAGCQGTLRVEVRTTGERAHSARSWRGVNAIHGAAEVLNRLAAYEPRRPVIDGLEYHEGLNAVGISGGVAGNVVPDECVVTVNFRFAPDRSEAEAEAFVRDFFEGYDVRLTDTSPGALPGLDRPAARAFVEAVGGQVAPKFGWTDVARFTALGVPAVNFGPGDPLFAHKQDEHVPVEHIERCERQLYAWLTGQDPAEPTGHGTGEGDA
- a CDS encoding TIGR00730 family Rossman fold protein: MRSKFKGPIIQRRGQVDGSTTDQHLLDSRSDSGWVHTDPWRVLRIQAEFVEGFGALAELGPAIAVFGSARTATDDPAYAAAEQLGRRLAEAGFAVITGGGPGAMEAANRGASQAGGVSVGLGIELPFEAGLNEWADVGINFRYFFARKTMFVKYSQGFAVLPGGVGTLDELFEAMTLVQTRKVTSFPIVLVGTAYWSGLLDWLRDTVAGEGKIAEEDLDMLTLTDDVDEVVAIMRAAREGRDR
- a CDS encoding DivIVA domain-containing protein, giving the protein MMWFFAILVVLVMGGIAAVAAGRGTPMSEPEHDRIPLDLPTDRPLAAEDLRRVRFPLAFRGYRMADVDALLDRLAREQEALAAEATETRGEAGDGARGEAPGEARGEARGEAREP
- a CDS encoding M14 family zinc carboxypeptidase; this encodes MRRLLAAVVGLAAVLTTATTAPAAPAAAPEKAAAERPAVVGKRVLGTSVEGRDIVAWHLGEPGGPGVPTVVLISTMHGDEPATRHILRSLRDGDPVVGVDLWVVPTYNPDGLAAGTRRNARGVDLNRNYPYRWADLDGRYESGPKAASEPETKAMMAFLDDVRPDRLLSFHQPLHGVDTDTKRPRFARTVARHLGLPRKTFDCGGVCHGTMTGWFNDRFAGAAVTVEYGAKPSRRRLRTVVPDQVLAVFDAYRAHLDWES
- a CDS encoding enoyl-CoA hydratase-related protein, encoding MTAANLTPDAQNAPVLLDVSEGVGTITLNRPDAMNSLDVATKVLLREVVRQVAEDPAVRCVLLTGTGRAFCTGQDLKEHVQLLHNGGSEALFSTVDEHYNPIVTTLAGMAKPVVAAVNGVAAGAGASLAFACDLRLVAETAGFNLAFANVGLSCDTGASYHLPQLVGRAKALELLYLPRTVPAAEALELGLATSLHSPETLAQEARALAVRLAAGPTVALGSIRRSVAYAAGHTFEEAVAFESSMMQLTGATQDHRSAVDAFVAKQKPVFEGR
- a CDS encoding PaaX family transcriptional regulator, with the protein product MRARSALFDLYGDHLRARGSQAPVAALVRLLAPVGIAAPAVRTAISRMVIQGWLEPVALPEGRGYRASEQATRRLDEARERIYRRREEPWDGHWHLVLLTPPGDRSARVRLRADLAYLGYAELSDAVWIGPVASPELAGVLVRAGASARTAHARDVDPPPVEAWDLPALRASYDGWPGVARDLVARHLAAPGDPDRAAFAARFHLVHEWRKFLFADPGLPAEVLPPDWPRAAAARHFAVEADRLKPAADRFVAGCLPGAADCRP
- a CDS encoding DUF3117 domain-containing protein — protein: MAAMKPRTGDGPLEVTKEGRGIVMRVPLEGGGRLVVELNADEAGALGDALKAVVG